Sequence from the Rutidosis leptorrhynchoides isolate AG116_Rl617_1_P2 chromosome 3, CSIRO_AGI_Rlap_v1, whole genome shotgun sequence genome:
CGCTTAGTGCGGGGGCAACGGGGATGGGGGTTTTATCGGctatgccctcggattggtcctGGTTTCCTCCATGAcagtagttgggggcgggttatgcaactacggaaGATGAACGCGTAGGTGGTTTAGTCCTctgggtgatcccaaactgatgtcccaaaaaaattattaatatgaataaatgaaaaattgatttTAAAATCAAAAGTCAAATTTAAAATCGATTTGTTATGATTATATTGGttagttttgttttttttttggtttCTCAGTGTTAAGTCAAATCTAATTTGATTTTCAGTATTTGTTTCAATTTTGAAAGTTAATTCTGTTTCAATTTTGCTTTCAAAATTTTTAAAACCGAATAAACCGATGAAATTGATATTAATAAACACTCCTACAAATCTACAATGTAGTGAGTTTTTATATTGCTCCGTGTTACTCTTTGTTTAAATTATTCTTACCCTATAATAGAAGGTTATAAGCaccatttattttatttattttatttatttacaatcacatgtgatttacctgaacaatcacatgtgattgaattgtacaatcacatgtgattggatttgccatgcataatcacatgtgattgggtttacaatcacatgtgattgacatgcataatcacatatgatttttaaaaaaaaatagaaaaaaaaaatttcgaaaaataattcgaaaaaaaatttcgaaaaaaaaaatttcaaaaaaacttttcaaattttttttttccaatcacatgtgatttttgcgccacatgtcgcgttctcattggtccctttgttttcaagcaaatttatggatgcaagtgattacaactctctaAATATATtcaaaaaggttttataaattatagatgcctccaagtggtcaaactttatttgattgaaaatggtaacAAAGAAAACTGCGGTCAATCAACGGTCGGCCGTAGGGTTGACCGTAGATCACCGGTTTTAACAAAAGTGCAGCCGTGGGTACAGGACATCCACGGTCAGGcctgcggtcgaccgtggtgcggccgcgtagcaattttaccaagttaattatttatgtactggtcttttgctagagatcatGTAGGTTTGTGAACTTGTGATATTTTCTATACGCATTAAGTATTTAAgatttggtgtcatcatcaaaacaaagtaattaacatttgaatattaacgttggattactaaccaacaattttaactatacgcgaaacagacgCTTCTTAAAAAACGTTAAATCTTTCTGGCTATctctcatacatatacatacacgtacaatAAACAACCCAAAATAACCACATCATACCAATGGTTCTGTTCCCTTTTTTACACGAGTTTTTCGCCATAAAACAACGTGCAGTacattaggtatactaggtactaaccacGTGTTTTCAAACATACCCGTAGCAACGCGTTTTAAACTCGGTAAATACATAACATTACATTAAATATGAATTTGCAACTCGAAAGGTCCGCCGCATCGTGCTGGCCGGTATTGTTCTAGTCTATTAGTATACAAAAATTGGTAATGTTGCTACTGTTCATTTCAAGACAATTATTTTTTTAAACTAATTTTTGTTTTAAGAAAACGAAAGTATtaacttttaaattattattttaccaCTTATaaacaaggttgaaaaagacgcgagacggggtcgagacggttgaGACCTTAAACGTCAAGACGTTGCCTTTTTTGTGGTTCTCCGTCCCACtataagtgtccacttactttttacacacagttttagaaaatcccactaactcCATCCACCACCAataagaaatcttctctctccagaataactcaTTTTGATTGGTTGAAATTTCAAGcggacacttgaaatgggacatcccaaaatggaaatgtagacacttaagatgggacggagggagtatatatatatatatatatatatatatatatatatatatatatatatatatatatatatatatatatatatatatgggcaggttcaaacgagaaccacaaaaaaggcAAGAACTGCGAGAACATTTTAATTTCATAGCTTTTATGCATTTATAtgtaacaaattacatgcaaatgttaattaatattcatattattaacgaacatatgttcattaccacaaattacatgttaaattgttaattatataaaGTGTTCACGTGTTACACAAATAAGTATGCACATGTGAACagaaaactatatatttgattatataggtaaaatataagttttttcaaattattttatgttcattcttactctccattaacatttatgggtgattcaatCTATTCACATATGCaaatctttgtaaattaaaagttctcgcagttcttgtcctttttgtggttctcgtttgaacttttgactatatatatatatatatatatatatatatatattcatatacatacatacatacatattttaaagccaaaaaatCTATGTTGGCCAGTTTGTACATacaatcgttattatcgttaatataatacaaaaaagtAACACTAAATTACGTCAATTTTGATCAGTTTGACCGATTTTATCCGAATTTTTGATTTTTGACCAGCGTTGACCCTACCATTTTTGCATTTGACCCGACTTTTGACCGTTGGCCGACTTATTATAAATAAAAAACGGAGTCGAGACGAGCTAGTCACCAAAACACCGTAACGAATGCAACAGACGTCATTTATGACACTGCTTATAAATCAAACACTATATAAGGTTGGTTAACGAGTTGGAATTCTAGGGGAAGGGGTGGGTTCGATTCCTCCATCCGCTTTTCTTTCTACACATTAGCCTCTCAATTTGGTGAGATTTCAATTTCTCCCCAgctttatttttacatttttacccaaccaattttatttttaatttttcattttttCCACACCTTTTAATTCAAAACTATATTGTGATATCCTACCAAATAAAACATATCAGCTTTATTTAGTTAGAATCTACAATATCTTTCAAAAGCACCTTTGCTACGAATTGTTTGGGATATTGATAACATGCACACTCATAATTCTAGATTAAGTTGGAAAGCATTACATTTGGAaacattttatattttataaactatcATCTTATAATTAAATCTAACCTACAATTTATTATGTAGTAACATTATAGATGGCAATAGATCGACTTAAATGTATCACATAAAGTGGAAGAGTCAAAGTTAGTCGGGGTTAGAAAGTCGCCTCTCTTTTTGAATTTTAACTCTAATTGTAAAGAATCGTTTGTGGTGTCGTAACTCGTAAGAGTCGGCGCATGACTTATAAGAGTCTAAGAATTATGTAGCAATTCACTTTGACTATAATAATTCCTTTTAGTATAATATAAAAAACGTACAAAACGTATAGTTACTAAAGGTAATTGATAGTACCTATGTATATTATCCAATATCTTATCAACTTGTGGGATTAAATTGTGAGGTTCAAAATTTTAATAGCTTTCATTGTTGATTGATTTTTCAGACATATATCTTGATCGAACTTCTTGGATAACTTGGATGTCATTTGAATCTGAATCGTCGGTATACATGTGCATTATAATTTCACTGGTTAATTCAGTACTAAATTGAGATGCATCAAAGATTCAGTTAGTTGCTATTATTATATCTTTACATTACATGGGTAATATTgcaatatgtggtattttattattAGATGCTTGGACATTATCCACTGAAATAGTTTTTATTAATGATTTAATGGGGATCGGATCTAGGGAAGCAtgaaacatatatttaatatttctttgaagtatttaaaataagaaaaaaataagactgattttattttttattttataaaacattaaACATAAAGATAGGATCAGAAATAATAAACCTCCCAGAAGCAGAGATGCTCTGTTTGGTTTTGGTAACTCTTCATattgtttattttatttaataattaatggtaAATGGTATGTCAAATACAGCAAAACTGATAacatttcttataaacataactACAATGCGCATCTACAGTTGCATTTGTTATGACATTATGATTATAACAAGACCTCTTACAATCAAAGATAAATAGGGAAAAATTAGCTACAACATACAGAGATTTCGAACCGATTTCTTCTATATCTCTAAGGTTTTCCATGGTGTTCAAAAGCCTCAACCACTTCACTTAATTCTTGCCCAATCTTCTTAAAAAGACCACCACTACCATTATTCTTGTTTGATCCATACTGAATCATGGGCTGCTTATTAATATCAAGAAAATACAAAATCATCACCGTAACTATCGAACCAACAAACATAGGAATCGGCCCAAAAATCCATAACAACAAAGTGGTTGCGAAGTATAGTGCTCGCAACCCAATTGTCCAAAAATTACTTCCTCTTAAAACTGCCTTTTGTATGCAGTCAACAGGAACATCACCAGTTGGCATACTTATGAGGAAACATCCATGTACAAAGTGTCTTGTAGTTTGTATAAAACAAGCGAAAGCCAATAGGAAACACGATAAAAGCGATATGTATTTGATTGTGCTTGTGGATTTACTTGTATCCCCTAATATAAAATTGCTTGTAAGAAAGTTAGTTGATGAGTTTCCTAGTAAAGCTCCAATTAGAGAGCACAAAACTAGTGAGATTGATGACAAGGAAATTGATGCTGATAAATGACCGTTAAGAACCGATACCGCAAATCCTCTGTCTTTAGCATCAATCTGCatcaaccaaaaaaaaaaaaaaaaaaaaaaaaagattaaaaaaATTGATAAACAATTTATAGGATTGAAAGATGGATTAATAAAATTACCAGAAGCATTTTTTCAACCCAAGCTTTCTTGTTATGGTTTTCGTAACCAATTGAAGTAATTTCAGGACAATTGAGGTATCTATAGAGAAGGAATAGATGATAGATGCACATGATCAAGAAACCAGTTGGGACCAGGATTAAATCCAAGTTTGCTTCTTTCCACCATCCCATTTTTCTTTTTGTTATTTTAAAATGTAATAAGTTTTTTGGGGGATTGGGGGTTAAAGAAGAGTAATGTAAGTGTAATTAAGGTCTAGTAAAGGGTTCTGCTATGGTATATGAAAGTAACTATAAAAAGACTTTGTCAATGAGATTTGGTTGGAATTTACTTGATGGCCGTTGTAGTCATGCACGTGGAGCCATTTTCAGTTTCTCACAACTTGCAATGGTTTATTCTTTCTTGAGCTGCCTAAATTTTGTGTTGTACTTGTGTTGTATAGTGTTTTTACATATGATTTCAAATCGATTAATCTGAAAACCGAACTGAATGAAATTGAAAAAAACAAATCGAATTTTAGTTCGATTTTCGGTTTTCTGTTttcaaatttgaatttgaattttgattttaatttgattTAACAAAGACGGAATTCAACCAAAAATATATTAAATTGTTAATATAAAATCATTAAATTGTAGCTCAACTGGTAGTGGCCTGTTTTTCTAAGCgaaaggtcaggagttcgactccgctgGGCTGCAACATTGCACGCAATGTTAATCCTGACTTAAAGGCTGAAGTATCCACTCAGGTCGCATTTCGCTTAGTGCGGGGGCAACGGGGATGGGGGTTTTATCGGctatgccctcggattggtcctGGTTTCCTCCATGAcagtagttgggggcgggttatgcaactacggaaGATGAACGCGTAGGTGGTTTAGTCCTctgggtgatcccaaactgatgtcccaaaaaaattgttaatatgaataaatgaaaaattgatttTAAAATCAAAAGTCAAATTTAAAATCGATTTGTTATGATTATATTGGttagttttgttttttttttggtttCTCAGTGTtaagcagtgttgtaaaagtcggccgacttgaccgacgcgtcggccgatgcgtcgtttttttgggttctccgtcccgtttgttctaaaaacgactcaaaagactgtcaaagctaaaagttctgtCAAactctgtcaaagacggtcaaagttggtcaacaacggtcaaaatcagtcaaatttttgtcaagatgtgatatgttttaaaattagggtttgttttcattttttgggccgctcttttctctgtgtccttactgattatgtactcggtaactttaattgagtttgaagtttgattgtttttaaattcaagttcttatttaagaaatttatggtacagaatcaactattttatacatatataaatatatatttaagaaattattaataaagtcaacgttggtcaacgaacgatgcgtccccgatgcgtccccgactcggccgacgcgtcctttttaggtctcgaccgatgcgtccccgactcgcgacttttacaaccttggtgtTAAGTCAAATCTAATTTGATTTTCAGTATTTGTTTCAATTTTGAAAGTTAATTCTGTTTCAATTTTGCTTTCAAAATTTTTAAAACCGAATAAACCGATGAAATTGATATTAATAAACACTCCTACAAATCTACAATGTAGTGAGTTTTTATATTGCTCCGTGTTACTCTTTGTTTAAATTATTCTTACCCTATAATAGAAGGTTATAAGCaccatttattttatttatttatttcaataaTTACATATTGTTAATACATGAAAAGTAACTTGATAGGTTTAAGTTACACATTTTCTTTTCGTATATTTTCATGTCATGATGTCTAACTTTTGGCCAATTAATGCAAGTTCAAAAGAAAGAAATCGCTCACATTTGAGTAGTTTTAAAGCTCAAATCATGTTTAGTGCAAACAATTTGGGGATTTCATCGATTTTGTTGCAGTTTTCTCGAATTATTTTGGTTCGGATCTGTttggttttgaattttttttggagCATAACAGAAAACCGAATTGAATTAAAAACTAAAAcagaaagctttttttttttttttttgaaaagcagatatttatttactccctccgtcccaaaaaaaAAAGTCCAGATTACTATTTATATCTGTTCCAAAATAAATGTCCCCTACTCAAAATAACACAATAAGGTCACAAAAATTCCAATGACACCCTTTTTATATATGGAAGTCAACAACACATTTTCTCATAATTTCTTCTCTCACTTACTTTGTTAAGGAATGTAATTAATTCGGATAACATATTAAATGAAGGACAAAATAGACATTTTAACAACATATCTTAAATCCAACATTTTTTGTTAAAAGACACTTTTTTCGGGACGGAGAGAGTATATAGTAAAATATGTACAAGAGTGTTCATATATACCGTATGGACAATGCAGGTCCAACGAATATATGCGAGAATTACATCACGAATATAAACAAACGAAATTCTAGCCCGAGTTGGAAGAGTTGCTTATCGACTAGAACTACCTGAAGAACTTAGTAGCATTCATGATACTTTTCTTGTATCACAGCTATGGAAGTGTTTAGTAGATGAAGCAACTTATGTTCTGTTACAAGAGATCGAACTAAATGATAAATTGAGCTATGTTGAAGAACCGGTCAAAATTCTTGATCAACAGATAAAGCAGTTAAGGAATAAGACTATCTCTTTGCTGAAAGTACAATGGCGACGTCGAAAGAGtttcgagttcacttgggaacctgagGAGTGGATGATGGTCTATTGTCCTTCCGTATATCAGGAATGGTTCGTGAGGACACGAACAGAATGACGGGAGGAGAGTTGTTACATCCCAAATTTtcaaggtaataattataatatttttttattattgttgtCGTATCTAGCCGTATATTGGTAATTTAAATGTTCGTGTAAATTTATATACGAGAAATCTCAAAAATTTCTAAGCGTAAGATagtttaaactcgagggactaaaggtATTAAAAGCTAAAATTTTAGGGTTTAGGCTGAAAATATTATATATCAGCAAAAATATACCTAGATGCTTCGATTATATTCTGTATTACACTCAAAATAACTACAAACAATCTGTTCTTTCTTCTCGTGTACAGAAGAATACCCACAAACCCTAGCTCAACTAAATTGAAGCCTAATTCGTTCCTTATAATTGCAATTCGACCTAGAATCATTACTAGAACGCAAGGTAATCTTTAATTCTTGATTTAttcagttgaaaacaaagaaattgACTAACCCTAAAATAGCTAGGGTTAGGATTAGTCAAATTTAAGGAAGGGTTTTGTTTCtattgtaacatcccgcttttttccgtttacttttcgtttattcattttaaagtccgttatatatttataacatctcccattgatacgcgttttaaattatctcgtttaggtaattcacgcacccgaatgaaactagagggaccaaacatgccaaatgaccaaacctttgactaggtcaaagggtcaacacttcactctcatccattcatttcttcCCTTTCActtttactacttcctttttctctcaagaacaccaacaagaattcatcatctaaattcggattaggaagctagcaacaaaacaaattgcatttttgaaatccttgcaacttcctcttcgattccataccgatttcattacatttgggtaactttctaaaatcactagattttgtgttcttgatgtttttaacttataaagttgttaattagtgtctatggctcaagtctaacatgaatatatgatttatatgctcgacaaacatgaaaagtgtgtgtttgattttgagttttgaatgatttaatgttgttgttatgataaagtgcaagtattaaatgtgttcctagtatcactagcttcaatttgatgtgtaggttgctttagaaaacttcataaacttgattattgattttggtggatttgggttagggtttgatgaacttgaaatgaacctttgatgctttgaatgacatgagatgttattagtaagtgtttagttgtattgtatgtttaattatctttaAAACGGCATATCTTTCGtgcaaattggttgcccgaatcattgaattgcatttatgaacttgaatgcattaaatgatgagcattgaatgtgatttgggttgttgcaagtattgaattgtttgttgaaatgtgtttagttgttttcctcgtcaaaatatctACCtgatggtataagatacatgttttggttgtttgcgggtcataaattgggaatgtttgaagtttggttcgtgcatttatTTGTTGCAGTAGAAACAGGGTCtgcataccaatctggacgccgtccagattattggacgccgtccaggccttcaatgctggacgccgtccagcaaatctggacgccgtccagttacactgccagtttctgttttgttttaccattttacgaaaaatgtttgc
This genomic interval carries:
- the LOC139897854 gene encoding uncharacterized protein, which produces MGWWKEANLDLILVPTGFLIMCIYHLFLLYRYLNCPEITSIGYENHNKKAWVEKMLLIDAKDRGFAVSVLNGHLSASISLSSISLVLCSLIGALLGNSSTNFLTSNFILGDTSKSTSTIKYISLLSCFLLAFACFIQTTRHFVHGCFLISMPTGDVPVDCIQKAVLRGSNFWTIGLRALYFATTLLLWIFGPIPMFVGSIVTVMILYFLDINKQPMIQYGSNKNNGSGGLFKKIGQELSEVVEAFEHHGKP